The genomic region TATCAAGAGTATCTCGATGCCGTCGAGGAACACGATGTTCAACTCTACGAAACCCGTGCCGGTGATTCAATCCCCTTTGAGGGAGTGAGCACCAAGGTCCTCGCTCCGCCCGAACCGTACCTCGATAGCGAGCAGCGCAACGAAAACAGCGTTGTCCTCCAACTCACACTCGGCCAGACGAGTTTCATGCTTCCCGGTGATGTCGAGGAGGACGGCGAAGGCTATCTTGTCAGCGAACACGGTGGCGATCTCCAGTCAACCATTCTCAAATCGGCGCACCACGGCAGCGCCGGCAGCAATACTGGCCCGTTCCTCGATGCTGTGCAGCCACAGGTGGCGGTCATCTCCAGTGCGTATGATTCACAGTACGGACATCCTGCTGAAGAAGCACTCAAACGGCTCGGAGAGCGCGATATCGCCGCCTACTGGACTGCTACCCATGGAAACATCGTCATGAGCAGCGATGGGGAATCGATCTCTATTGCTACCCAGCAGACTGCACCCACCGACCCTGGCTCGCTCCGCGATGGAGAACCGGTCGAACCTGGGTCCGATACCCCGATCGAACAACGCACGACGGTCGCCGTCGGCGCGAAGCCAACTCAGA from Halococcus salifodinae DSM 8989 harbors:
- a CDS encoding ComEC/Rec2 family competence protein, with the translated sequence MNRRTLVVLLLGVLVVLAGCAGTPGGNQTTATTGTDLTAVSTQTERTAGTAATQSGTQTPTATAASSNEDITTTATAAATQSNTPLEGTLDIHYINVGQGDATLIIGPTNETMLIDTGDYRDDGEIVLDYLRQHDINRIDYLVTTHADADHIGGHEAVINYYETQANGIGAVYDPGLASSSQTYQEYLDAVEEHDVQLYETRAGDSIPFEGVSTKVLAPPEPYLDSEQRNENSVVLQLTLGQTSFMLPGDVEEDGEGYLVSEHGGDLQSTILKSAHHGSAGSNTGPFLDAVQPQVAVISSAYDSQYGHPAEEALKRLGERDIAAYWTATHGNIVMSSDGESISIATQQTAPTDPGSLRDGEPVEPGSDTPIEQRTTVAVGAKPTQ